One Desulfosoma caldarium DNA segment encodes these proteins:
- the mltG gene encoding endolytic transglycosylase MltG, which produces MVRSGGQRIWIGTVSLWLLLASIALGVGFGLRLFFFGLTPWPSLKASAKVLIRPGTSARAVAAQLAKEGIVSDPNLFYWYARARGVAGQLKAGEYQFPAAPTPNIVLDILFEGRVVVYRVTIPEGASLKDVARLVAATDLADADDVLQWAQDRHFMSSLDVPPEAPSLEGYIFPETYVFWRTDGPQDILRRMVLEFWRRFSPERQARARQMGFSVHETVTLASLVEKEAVKDEERPLIAGVFLNRLQRHMPLQSDPTAVYDLENFNGPILRRHLERESPYNTYLHKGLPPGPICNPGEKSLQAVLNAKKTPYLYFVSNNDGTHTFSRTYREHMKAVARVRAMKQEDQKSETAP; this is translated from the coding sequence ATGGTGCGTTCTGGTGGTCAAAGGATCTGGATCGGAACGGTTTCCTTATGGCTTCTACTGGCTAGCATTGCCCTGGGTGTGGGGTTCGGTCTTCGACTGTTTTTTTTTGGTCTCACACCTTGGCCGAGTCTCAAAGCCTCGGCCAAGGTTCTCATTCGACCAGGCACGAGCGCTCGCGCCGTGGCGGCTCAGTTGGCCAAAGAAGGTATCGTGAGCGACCCGAACCTCTTTTACTGGTACGCTCGAGCCCGCGGCGTGGCCGGCCAACTGAAAGCTGGGGAATATCAATTCCCTGCGGCACCGACGCCCAACATTGTGCTGGATATTCTGTTTGAAGGCAGGGTGGTGGTCTACCGGGTGACCATTCCAGAGGGCGCATCACTCAAGGATGTGGCGCGTCTTGTGGCCGCGACGGACCTTGCGGACGCCGACGACGTTCTGCAATGGGCTCAAGACCGCCACTTCATGTCGTCGCTGGATGTGCCTCCCGAGGCCCCATCCCTAGAGGGATATATTTTTCCAGAAACATACGTGTTTTGGCGTACAGATGGTCCTCAAGACATCCTGCGCCGCATGGTGCTGGAATTCTGGCGAAGGTTTTCGCCCGAACGGCAAGCTCGAGCGCGCCAGATGGGTTTTTCGGTCCATGAAACAGTCACCCTGGCCTCTTTGGTAGAAAAGGAAGCGGTCAAGGATGAGGAACGGCCGCTGATCGCCGGGGTTTTCCTCAACCGGCTGCAGCGCCACATGCCCCTGCAAAGCGATCCGACGGCGGTCTATGATCTGGAAAATTTTAACGGCCCCATTCTTCGGCGCCATTTGGAAAGGGAAAGCCCTTACAACACATACCTTCACAAGGGACTGCCGCCTGGACCCATTTGCAATCCCGGAGAAAAATCCTTGCAGGCGGTCTTGAATGCCAAAAAGACCCCTTACCTGTACTTTGTCAGCAACAATGACGGAACCCATACCTTTTCCAGAACCTACCGAGAACACATGAAGGCCGTGGCGCGTGTGCGCGCCATGAAACAGGAAGACCAAAAGAGTGAAACGGCCCCCTGA
- a CDS encoding NTP transferase domain-containing protein, which translates to MNSPNAHAERSRTAASLILAAGKGSRMIGYDGNKTLLPLRPTAHNPYEGSRPMLVEVLENLPLGPKGIVVHHRAEDVRRATSSLGCTYIFQPVTDGTGGALLAARPFLKNLEEKAVIITMGDVPLIRPLTYFRLLEGLRTAHMNVLAFHPEDSAQYGKLEVHEKRVQRIVEWQYWRTMEGRMQQAPCNAGVYAVDRTVLLEGIEALAQRPHEVRKKRNGRWVVIQEYFLTDLTEIFNAKGLTVTFLLAEPWEVMGVDTPEALAEVQKIYRLRQGNN; encoded by the coding sequence ATGAATAGCCCCAACGCCCACGCTGAACGGTCACGGACCGCCGCCAGCCTCATCCTCGCTGCCGGTAAGGGCAGTCGAATGATCGGCTACGACGGCAATAAGACCCTTTTGCCCCTTCGCCCCACGGCCCATAACCCTTACGAGGGCTCCCGACCCATGCTCGTGGAGGTTTTGGAAAACCTGCCGTTAGGCCCCAAGGGCATCGTGGTGCATCATCGAGCCGAAGACGTTCGCCGCGCAACATCTTCACTGGGCTGCACTTACATCTTTCAGCCCGTCACCGACGGCACGGGAGGGGCCCTGCTGGCGGCCCGCCCTTTCCTGAAAAACCTTGAGGAAAAGGCCGTCATAATCACCATGGGCGATGTGCCGCTCATTCGCCCTCTCACCTACTTCCGCCTTTTGGAAGGCCTGCGGACCGCCCACATGAACGTTTTGGCCTTTCACCCGGAGGACTCGGCCCAGTACGGCAAGCTCGAGGTGCACGAAAAGCGCGTGCAACGCATCGTGGAATGGCAGTACTGGCGCACCATGGAAGGGCGCATGCAGCAGGCGCCCTGCAATGCGGGCGTCTACGCCGTGGATCGAACTGTCCTGCTGGAAGGCATAGAAGCCCTCGCTCAGCGCCCGCACGAAGTGCGCAAGAAAAGAAACGGCCGATGGGTTGTCATTCAGGAATATTTTCTCACCGACCTGACGGAAATCTTCAACGCCAAGGGCCTTACGGTCACCTTCCTTTTGGCCGAACCCTGGGAAGTCATGGGCGTGGACACTCCCGAAGCCCTTGCCGAAGTTCAAAAAATTTACCGTTTACGTCAAGGCAATAATTGA
- a CDS encoding sigma-54-dependent transcriptional regulator → MGNVLVIDDEKNYLIILEDLLSEEGHHVFTAESGLEGLKLARNNDLDVVVTDMKMPGMDGMEVLEQLRAFDADLPVIMMTAFGTVEKAVEAMKKGAFHYILKPFENEELKVLVQKAVEHYQLVRQNRQMKEILEEQYHFDNIVGKSEPMEKVYALIRKVAPTKATVLITGESGTGKELIARAIHYNSPRKNGPFISINCGALPENLLESELFGHERGAFTGAIGLRKGRFELAHGGTLFLDEISEMSPPLQVKLLRALQEMRFERVGGTETLEVDVRVVAASNRNLKEEVAAGRFRSDLFFRLNVVHVPLPPLRERTTDIPLLAHHFLKKYQKQIGREDLRLRADTLRALLNYSWPGNVRELENVMERAVILCPDREITPEDLPSEVLRPTPDSFSTFSKTRPEMQGAAAFQGPSERRDAERVLAPGPQRVRQLRALDLVELQGYITNRDYARLNEVSERQALRELTDMVDRGLLMRMGKGRSCQYVAVRER, encoded by the coding sequence ATGGGAAATGTTTTGGTCATCGACGATGAGAAAAATTATTTGATCATCTTGGAGGATCTTTTGTCCGAAGAGGGCCATCACGTGTTCACCGCGGAAAGCGGCCTGGAAGGTTTGAAACTGGCCCGAAACAACGATCTGGACGTAGTGGTCACCGACATGAAAATGCCGGGTATGGACGGCATGGAAGTTCTGGAACAGCTGCGGGCCTTCGATGCGGACCTGCCTGTGATCATGATGACGGCTTTCGGTACGGTGGAAAAAGCCGTGGAAGCCATGAAAAAAGGAGCGTTCCACTACATTCTCAAGCCTTTTGAAAACGAAGAACTTAAGGTGCTCGTTCAAAAGGCCGTGGAACACTATCAGCTTGTGCGCCAAAATCGGCAGATGAAAGAGATTCTGGAAGAGCAATACCATTTTGACAACATTGTGGGTAAAAGCGAGCCCATGGAAAAGGTCTACGCGCTGATTCGAAAAGTGGCGCCCACCAAAGCCACGGTTCTCATCACGGGGGAATCCGGCACGGGAAAAGAGCTCATTGCCCGAGCGATCCACTACAACAGCCCTCGAAAAAACGGGCCTTTCATCTCGATAAACTGCGGTGCCCTTCCAGAAAATCTTCTGGAAAGCGAACTGTTCGGCCATGAACGGGGCGCTTTTACGGGTGCCATCGGCCTGCGCAAGGGTCGATTTGAGCTTGCCCATGGAGGCACGCTGTTTCTGGATGAAATCAGCGAAATGTCACCGCCGCTTCAGGTCAAATTGCTGCGAGCTTTGCAAGAGATGCGGTTTGAACGGGTGGGCGGCACGGAAACTCTGGAGGTGGATGTGCGGGTCGTGGCCGCTTCCAACCGAAATCTCAAAGAAGAAGTTGCCGCTGGCCGATTCCGCTCCGACCTGTTTTTCCGGCTGAATGTGGTTCATGTGCCGTTGCCTCCCCTTAGAGAGCGCACGACGGACATCCCTCTTCTTGCGCATCACTTTTTGAAAAAATACCAGAAACAAATCGGCCGTGAGGACCTGAGGCTTCGGGCCGACACGCTGCGCGCCCTGCTGAACTATTCTTGGCCGGGCAACGTGCGAGAATTGGAAAACGTTATGGAGCGAGCGGTGATCCTTTGCCCGGATCGCGAAATTACGCCGGAGGACCTGCCTTCCGAGGTTCTGCGCCCCACTCCGGACTCCTTCTCCACTTTTTCGAAAACGCGGCCCGAAATGCAAGGAGCGGCGGCTTTTCAGGGACCTTCCGAGCGACGAGACGCGGAACGGGTTCTGGCGCCGGGGCCGCAGCGCGTGCGTCAACTTCGAGCTTTGGATCTTGTTGAATTGCAGGGTTACATCACCAACCGGGATTACGCTCGCCTTAATGAAGTCTCCGAGCGCCAGGCTTTGCGGGAACTCACGGACATGGTGGATCGAGGCCTTTTGATGCGCATGGGCAAAGGACGCAGCTGCCAGTACGTTGCGGTTCGCGAAAGGTGA
- a CDS encoding Dabb family protein yields MAEATMIKHVVVMKFKPGVSEEDLTQLEQGLERLPGTIPEILSYDFGRDIVHSPRSFDFALVSSFADMEALKRYQAHPEHMKVLELVRSLCGQIIAVDFTF; encoded by the coding sequence ATGGCGGAGGCGACAATGATCAAGCATGTGGTGGTCATGAAGTTCAAACCCGGGGTGAGCGAAGAAGACCTGACGCAATTGGAACAAGGGCTCGAACGGCTTCCCGGCACGATTCCAGAGATTCTGTCCTACGATTTCGGGCGCGACATCGTCCACTCCCCACGATCCTTTGATTTTGCCCTGGTTTCCAGCTTCGCGGACATGGAGGCTTTAAAACGCTATCAAGCGCATCCCGAACACATGAAGGTCCTGGAATTGGTGCGGAGTCTATGTGGCCAGATCATCGCTGTGGACTTTACGTTTTAA
- the selB gene encoding selenocysteine-specific translation elongation factor, with product MHQVVLGTAGHIDHGKTSLIRALTGIDTDRLKEEKRRGITIELGFAHLDLPDGTRLGIVDVPGHERFVKHMVAGASGIDLVALVIAADEGVMPQTREHLEICQLLRVKKGLVVLTKIDLVDDPEWVDMVEEDVRDFLQGTFLENAPIVRVSAVTGEGLDILKQRLFEIVPKVPARNTSGPFRMCIDRVFTMKGFGTVVTGTSLSGKVRVGDLVTVYPSRIDTKVRGLQVHNQEVEEAFPGQRTAINLQGVERDALQRGEVVASPDSLLSSYMLDVSLELLPEAPQPLKDRQKIRFHTGTTETVATLVLLDRDQLTPGDKAYAQVRLDRPLAVLRGDRYVLRSYSPIRTLGGGAVLHPVPKKHKGKDKPLAAQALKVLETADAATVLQWHLRDAGWLGISEKELQIRANVFGKSFSDAQEMLLSRKKAILYDRENRRFIDPEFLAALQDNVTAILETYHAKNPLKPGMPREEISAQIERPVDPKLLHHVLRRLTEEGRVVLDKEWVRLSSHKADLSADVKAIQEQMEKAYKEAGLQPPFFKDVSAKLSGTARQHKDVLDWMLNQGRLIKVKEDLFFHAQAIAALQEKLVTFLQRHGEISAAQFKEMTQASRKYTIPLLEYFDGQKLTIRIGDVRRLRETKAAG from the coding sequence ATGCACCAAGTCGTGCTCGGCACCGCCGGCCATATCGACCACGGGAAAACGTCCCTCATTCGTGCTCTAACGGGCATCGATACGGACAGGCTCAAAGAAGAAAAGCGACGGGGCATCACCATCGAGCTGGGCTTTGCTCATCTTGACCTGCCCGACGGCACGCGACTGGGCATCGTGGACGTGCCGGGCCATGAGCGTTTCGTCAAACATATGGTGGCCGGAGCCTCGGGCATTGACCTGGTGGCATTGGTGATCGCGGCCGACGAAGGGGTGATGCCGCAGACGCGGGAACATTTGGAAATCTGCCAACTGCTTCGCGTCAAAAAAGGCCTGGTGGTCCTGACCAAAATCGACCTGGTGGACGATCCGGAATGGGTCGATATGGTGGAAGAGGATGTTCGCGACTTTCTCCAGGGAACTTTTCTAGAAAACGCCCCCATCGTGCGCGTTTCGGCGGTCACGGGCGAAGGACTGGACATTCTCAAACAACGCCTCTTTGAAATCGTGCCCAAGGTGCCCGCTCGAAACACGTCAGGACCTTTTCGCATGTGCATCGACCGGGTTTTCACCATGAAAGGATTCGGCACGGTGGTCACCGGCACCAGCCTCTCCGGGAAGGTTCGGGTTGGGGACCTCGTTACCGTTTATCCCTCGCGCATCGACACCAAGGTGCGCGGCCTTCAGGTGCACAATCAGGAAGTTGAGGAAGCTTTTCCGGGACAACGCACGGCCATCAATCTGCAAGGGGTAGAGCGGGATGCTCTGCAACGGGGTGAGGTGGTGGCCAGTCCGGATTCCCTACTGTCCAGCTACATGCTGGACGTGTCCCTGGAACTTCTCCCCGAGGCTCCGCAACCGCTCAAAGACCGCCAGAAAATTCGTTTTCACACGGGAACCACCGAAACGGTGGCCACGCTGGTTCTATTGGACCGAGACCAGCTGACTCCCGGCGACAAAGCCTACGCGCAGGTGCGGCTGGACCGCCCATTGGCTGTTCTTCGAGGAGACCGTTATGTGCTGCGCTCCTATTCGCCCATTCGCACCCTGGGGGGTGGGGCTGTACTCCACCCGGTGCCGAAAAAGCACAAGGGCAAAGACAAACCCCTGGCGGCCCAGGCCTTGAAGGTCTTGGAAACAGCCGATGCCGCCACTGTGCTTCAATGGCATCTTCGCGATGCAGGCTGGCTCGGCATTTCGGAAAAAGAGCTTCAGATTCGAGCTAACGTCTTTGGAAAATCGTTTTCCGACGCCCAGGAAATGTTGCTGTCCCGGAAAAAAGCCATCCTTTACGATCGAGAAAACCGTCGTTTCATTGACCCCGAGTTTTTGGCGGCTTTGCAGGACAACGTCACGGCTATCCTGGAAACCTATCACGCAAAAAACCCTCTTAAACCCGGCATGCCCAGGGAAGAAATTTCGGCCCAAATCGAACGGCCGGTGGATCCCAAGCTGCTGCACCACGTGTTGCGCCGTCTTACCGAAGAAGGCAGAGTGGTCCTGGACAAGGAATGGGTGCGCTTGTCGAGCCACAAGGCTGATTTGAGCGCCGACGTCAAGGCCATTCAAGAGCAGATGGAAAAAGCCTACAAGGAAGCGGGCTTGCAACCACCCTTTTTCAAGGATGTTTCGGCCAAGCTCTCCGGCACGGCCCGCCAACACAAGGACGTGCTGGATTGGATGTTGAACCAAGGCCGCCTGATCAAGGTCAAGGAAGATCTGTTCTTTCACGCCCAAGCCATCGCCGCTCTGCAGGAAAAATTGGTGACCTTCCTTCAGCGGCACGGGGAAATTTCCGCAGCCCAGTTCAAGGAAATGACCCAGGCCAGCCGCAAGTACACCATCCCTTTGTTGGAATATTTTGACGGGCAAAAACTCACCATTCGCATTGGGGATGTTCGACGCCTGAGAGAAACCAAGGCAGCGGGATAA
- a CDS encoding DUF1285 domain-containing protein — MARQKHVYDYVIDAHGTWFCEGNPVTDSDLFRMLSRSLFVKDGRYYVRCEGEVHPVRVADAPLWVRYVFLDEDSGGQIRAVHIQLEDGRREPLRPETLSVKEESALYCLATRRNLLARFAKPAYYELASRLTYEPETQAYVLTVAGRSYRLTPRT, encoded by the coding sequence ATGGCGCGGCAGAAGCACGTCTATGACTATGTCATCGACGCCCACGGCACTTGGTTTTGCGAAGGAAATCCCGTGACGGATTCCGACCTCTTTCGCATGCTGAGCCGGTCACTCTTTGTAAAAGACGGCCGCTATTACGTGCGTTGCGAAGGGGAGGTGCATCCCGTGCGCGTTGCCGATGCACCTCTGTGGGTTCGCTACGTGTTTCTTGATGAAGATTCCGGCGGGCAAATCCGTGCCGTCCACATCCAACTGGAAGACGGGCGGCGTGAACCCCTTAGACCGGAAACCCTTTCGGTCAAGGAAGAAAGCGCCCTGTACTGTCTGGCAACGCGCCGAAATCTTTTGGCGCGCTTTGCCAAACCGGCCTATTATGAACTGGCATCCCGACTGACGTATGAACCCGAGACCCAAGCATATGTGCTGACCGTCGCGGGTCGTTCCTACCGCCTGACGCCTCGAACATGA
- a CDS encoding acyl-CoA carboxylase subunit beta — MQTVAEKIRELREREAKVKEMGGEKAVSAQHQRGKLTARERLDYFFDPGTFRELDIFVKHRGTLFGLDKMDIPADGVITGFGLVNGRQVFAFSQDFTARAGTLGEMHSRKICKVMDLALKAGKPIVGFNDSGGARIQEGVDALSGYGQIFYRNAISSGVIPQISAIMGPCAGGAVYSPAMTDFVFMVKNTSYMFITGPDVIKSVLGEEITHEELGGAIAHSTKSGVAHFACENDKHAIDEIKRLLSFLPDNNMDDPPIVDTGDDPYRLVPELDTIVPDNPMGAYDIKDVIRAIVDRGDFFEVHEMYAQNIVVGLARLNGRTIGIIANQPKVLAGCLDVDSSDKATRFIRFCDAFNIPLLTLADVPGYLPGKQQEWGGIIRHGAKLLWCYSEATVPKVTLIIRKDYGGSYLAMCSRDLGADIALAWPTAEIAVMGAEGAANIIFRKEIQSAPDPEAKRKEKIEEYRNLLYNPYIAASRGYIDGVIVPSETRRRLVEAYELLATKRQALPPKKHGNIPA; from the coding sequence ATGCAGACGGTGGCGGAAAAAATCAGGGAACTGCGAGAGCGCGAAGCAAAGGTCAAGGAGATGGGCGGCGAAAAAGCCGTCTCGGCGCAGCACCAACGAGGAAAGCTCACCGCGCGAGAGAGACTAGATTATTTCTTTGATCCCGGAACGTTTCGTGAGCTGGACATCTTCGTCAAACACCGCGGCACCCTGTTTGGATTGGACAAGATGGACATCCCTGCGGACGGCGTCATTACGGGCTTCGGTCTGGTGAACGGTCGGCAGGTTTTTGCCTTTTCCCAGGATTTTACCGCTCGAGCCGGCACGTTGGGGGAAATGCATTCGCGCAAAATTTGCAAAGTGATGGACCTGGCCCTGAAAGCCGGCAAACCCATTGTGGGTTTCAACGATTCGGGAGGGGCTCGGATTCAGGAAGGTGTGGATGCCCTGTCCGGGTACGGTCAGATTTTTTACCGCAATGCCATCAGTTCCGGGGTTATTCCTCAGATTTCCGCCATCATGGGGCCTTGCGCCGGTGGCGCCGTCTATTCCCCGGCTATGACGGATTTCGTCTTCATGGTGAAGAACACCAGTTACATGTTCATCACGGGCCCGGATGTCATCAAGTCCGTCCTTGGAGAAGAAATCACGCATGAAGAACTGGGTGGAGCCATCGCGCACAGCACCAAAAGTGGTGTGGCCCATTTTGCCTGCGAAAACGACAAGCATGCCATCGATGAGATCAAGAGGCTACTCAGCTTTTTGCCGGACAACAATATGGACGATCCGCCCATCGTGGACACGGGCGATGACCCGTATCGACTGGTTCCCGAGCTGGATACCATTGTGCCCGATAATCCCATGGGAGCCTATGACATCAAGGATGTCATTCGGGCCATTGTGGACCGAGGCGACTTTTTCGAAGTCCATGAAATGTACGCGCAAAACATCGTGGTGGGCCTAGCGCGCCTCAACGGCCGAACCATCGGCATTATCGCCAATCAGCCCAAGGTATTGGCCGGTTGTCTGGATGTGGATTCGTCGGACAAAGCCACGCGATTTATTCGCTTCTGCGACGCCTTTAACATTCCTCTGCTGACCCTGGCCGACGTGCCCGGATACTTGCCCGGCAAGCAGCAGGAATGGGGTGGGATCATTCGCCACGGCGCCAAATTGCTCTGGTGCTATTCAGAGGCCACAGTGCCCAAAGTCACCCTCATTATTCGCAAGGACTACGGCGGCTCGTATCTGGCCATGTGTTCTAGGGACCTGGGCGCGGACATCGCTCTGGCCTGGCCGACGGCCGAAATTGCCGTGATGGGCGCTGAAGGTGCGGCCAACATCATCTTTCGAAAAGAAATTCAATCCGCGCCGGATCCCGAGGCCAAGAGAAAGGAAAAAATCGAAGAGTACCGAAATCTTCTTTATAATCCCTACATTGCCGCTTCTCGAGGCTACATCGACGGAGTCATCGTGCCCAGTGAAACGCGCCGGCGCCTTGTGGAAGCCTATGAGCTGCTGGCCACCAAGCGGCAGGCGTTGCCTCCCAAAAAGCACGGCAACATTCCCGCGTAA
- a CDS encoding two-component system sensor histidine kinase NtrB — translation MFPLKSWRLKNTALPIKKPNENEATFSPHTAQGKPFRLVKYVAVSSLVVILISTVFLSGFLSHKARKILMQKSEQYAFLTAENLNSQVFYQFTAVTLAVEGEIRLSRKEQYRRLDRVVRNAIHGLAVESVNIYNTEGILTYSTEDAPLGEKKDLGEPFQKALSGEMFSVMEGRRLSFLGISWPIGPQKMRTYLPMWVELPLSWKRGRIIGVFEFTQDVTADQANIARFQVIIFGSVAVFVGVLFAALVTILRRAEGILEARARERRKLEEELHRAERLAVLGEMIAGVSHEIKNPLGIIRSTAELLEKRTEDPRRKKLAAIITEEATRLNNIVTEFLDFARPKDLRLEPCCVEDILERNLMVLEAECQKCNIRIERDYQTGGALTLADANLLYRAFMNLLVNAVQAMKSGGVLEIATSLKSFDSRREPILEVRINDTGPGIAAEVLPKIFNPFFTTREKGTGLGLSIVLSIVQGHQGTVELAPRPEGGTSAVVRLPLKAQDVSEVCA, via the coding sequence GTGTTTCCTTTGAAATCGTGGCGACTCAAAAACACGGCTTTGCCCATTAAGAAGCCCAATGAAAACGAGGCGACGTTTTCCCCGCACACTGCTCAAGGAAAACCGTTTCGATTGGTCAAGTACGTGGCCGTCTCCAGCCTCGTGGTCATCCTAATCAGCACGGTGTTTCTTTCTGGCTTTCTGTCCCACAAAGCCAGAAAAATTCTCATGCAAAAGAGCGAGCAGTATGCGTTTCTGACGGCGGAAAACTTAAACTCCCAGGTTTTTTACCAATTCACGGCGGTCACTCTGGCCGTGGAAGGCGAAATTCGACTTAGCCGTAAGGAGCAGTACCGGCGCCTGGACCGTGTGGTTCGAAATGCCATTCATGGACTGGCTGTGGAAAGCGTGAACATCTACAACACTGAAGGTATTTTGACTTACAGCACAGAAGACGCGCCCCTGGGCGAAAAGAAGGATCTGGGAGAACCCTTTCAGAAAGCGCTTTCCGGCGAGATGTTTTCCGTCATGGAAGGGCGGCGTCTTTCCTTCCTTGGCATTTCCTGGCCAATTGGGCCGCAAAAGATGCGCACCTATCTGCCCATGTGGGTGGAGCTGCCTTTGAGCTGGAAGCGCGGGCGCATCATCGGCGTCTTTGAATTCACCCAGGACGTGACGGCGGATCAGGCCAACATCGCGCGGTTTCAGGTGATCATTTTCGGGAGCGTGGCCGTTTTTGTGGGTGTCTTGTTCGCCGCCCTCGTGACCATTTTACGGCGGGCAGAAGGAATTCTGGAGGCTCGAGCTCGGGAGCGTCGAAAGTTGGAGGAGGAACTGCATCGTGCGGAGCGGTTGGCGGTGCTTGGCGAAATGATTGCGGGCGTCTCCCACGAGATCAAGAATCCTTTGGGCATTATTCGAAGCACAGCCGAGCTTTTGGAAAAACGCACGGAAGATCCTCGGCGCAAAAAACTGGCCGCGATCATCACTGAAGAGGCCACGCGGCTGAACAATATCGTCACGGAATTCCTGGATTTTGCTCGACCCAAGGATCTGAGGCTCGAGCCTTGCTGTGTGGAAGACATTCTGGAGCGAAACCTTATGGTGCTGGAGGCGGAATGTCAGAAGTGCAACATTCGTATTGAAAGGGACTATCAAACCGGCGGCGCCCTCACGCTCGCCGATGCCAATCTGCTTTACCGAGCCTTCATGAATCTTTTGGTCAATGCGGTGCAGGCTATGAAGTCGGGGGGCGTGCTGGAGATTGCCACATCCCTGAAGTCCTTCGACAGCCGTCGAGAGCCCATTTTGGAGGTGCGCATCAACGATACGGGGCCAGGAATTGCCGCGGAGGTGTTGCCCAAAATCTTCAACCCTTTTTTCACCACGCGGGAGAAAGGCACGGGACTGGGACTGTCCATTGTGTTGAGCATTGTTCAAGGCCATCAGGGCACGGTGGAGCTGGCGCCGCGCCCAGAAGGGGGAACGAGCGCCGTGGTGCGATTGCCTCTTAAAGCCCAGGACGTCAGCGAAGTCTGCGCATGA
- a CDS encoding fatty acid--CoA ligase, which translates to MPVKLIDQTPSAYAYPLLIKHLLHKPLRCTPNQEIVYRDLYRFTYAEMFQRVHKAANMLKSLGVAEGSTVGVMDWDSHRYLELFYAVPMMGAILHTVNIRLSPEQILFTINHAEDDVLLVHTDFLPIVEAIKDQFQTVKKIVVLRDGPETPATKVPLDGEYEDLLARASDDYTFPDFDENAKATTFYTTGTTGLPKGVYFSHRQLVLHTLAVLAAAGSYHTAATFRSNDVYMPLTPMFHVHAWGIPYVAGQLGVKQVYPGRYDPAVILKLLVSEKVTFSHCVPTILHMILSSPAAKSVDLTGWKVIIGGSALTKGLCKAAMDRGVDLITGYGMSETCPVLTLAQPQPHMMSWSLDEQIAVRCRTGQPIPLVDLQVVTPDGVPLPHDGKSTGEVVVRSPWLTQGYYKDPERAEELWDGGWLHTGDVGFIDERGYLQITDRIKDVIKTGGEWISTLILEDILMQHPGVSEAAAIGVPDEKWGERPMVLVVLKDEFKGKVSQEDIRQHFMQFVEEGTITKWAVPDKIAFVEALPKTSVGKLDKKVMRQQYR; encoded by the coding sequence ATGCCAGTCAAGCTCATTGATCAAACGCCGTCTGCCTATGCCTACCCACTTCTCATTAAGCATCTGCTGCATAAGCCACTGCGTTGCACACCAAACCAGGAAATCGTTTACCGGGACCTTTATCGCTTTACGTACGCCGAGATGTTTCAGAGGGTGCACAAAGCGGCGAACATGCTGAAAAGCCTTGGCGTGGCTGAAGGTTCCACGGTGGGTGTCATGGACTGGGATAGCCACCGGTATCTGGAACTCTTTTACGCGGTGCCCATGATGGGGGCCATTTTGCATACCGTGAACATTCGATTGTCGCCTGAGCAGATTCTTTTCACCATAAACCACGCCGAAGACGACGTGCTTTTGGTGCACACGGATTTTCTGCCCATTGTGGAAGCCATCAAGGACCAGTTTCAAACCGTTAAAAAGATCGTCGTGCTCAGGGACGGCCCCGAGACGCCCGCCACTAAGGTGCCTTTGGACGGCGAATACGAAGATCTGCTGGCCCGAGCCTCCGACGATTATACCTTTCCCGATTTTGACGAGAACGCCAAGGCGACCACCTTTTACACCACGGGCACCACGGGGCTGCCTAAGGGGGTTTATTTCAGCCACCGACAACTGGTGCTGCATACTTTGGCCGTGCTGGCGGCGGCGGGATCTTACCATACGGCGGCCACCTTTCGATCCAACGACGTCTACATGCCCTTGACGCCCATGTTTCATGTCCATGCATGGGGCATTCCGTATGTGGCCGGGCAGTTAGGGGTCAAGCAGGTGTATCCGGGCCGTTATGACCCGGCCGTGATTTTGAAACTTTTGGTGTCCGAAAAGGTGACCTTTTCCCATTGCGTGCCGACGATTCTGCACATGATTCTCTCCAGCCCGGCGGCCAAGAGCGTGGATCTCACGGGATGGAAAGTCATCATCGGCGGCTCGGCTCTCACCAAGGGCTTGTGCAAGGCGGCCATGGACCGAGGGGTGGACTTGATCACGGGCTATGGGATGTCGGAAACCTGCCCTGTGCTCACCCTGGCCCAGCCACAACCCCATATGATGTCTTGGTCCCTGGATGAGCAAATAGCCGTGCGGTGCCGAACGGGCCAGCCCATTCCTTTGGTGGACTTGCAGGTGGTGACGCCGGACGGCGTGCCATTGCCCCACGATGGCAAAAGCACCGGGGAAGTGGTGGTGCGCTCTCCGTGGCTCACGCAAGGCTACTATAAGGATCCGGAGCGGGCTGAGGAGCTTTGGGACGGTGGCTGGCTGCACACGGGGGATGTGGGTTTCATTGACGAACGCGGCTACCTGCAGATCACGGACCGAATCAAAGATGTCATTAAAACCGGCGGAGAATGGATTTCCACACTCATTCTGGAAGACATTCTCATGCAGCATCCCGGCGTGAGCGAAGCGGCGGCCATCGGCGTCCCAGACGAGAAATGGGGTGAGCGACCCATGGTGCTCGTGGTGCTCAAAGACGAATTCAAGGGCAAGGTGAGTCAGGAAGATATTCGCCAGCATTTCATGCAGTTTGTGGAAGAGGGCACCATCACCAAGTGGGCGGTTCCGGACAAGATTGCTTTTGTGGAAGCGTTGCCCAAGACCAGCGTGGGCAAGCTGGACAAAAAGGTGATGCGGCAGCAGTATCGTTAG